In one Arachis duranensis cultivar V14167 chromosome 9, aradu.V14167.gnm2.J7QH, whole genome shotgun sequence genomic region, the following are encoded:
- the LOC107466611 gene encoding uncharacterized protein LOC107466611 gives MWRELEDEHLLNRARDRMRERLRQQRGSESNTNGSSTMSDSRGSENQGSLGDASESENDFGTWSHDRIESRNARGDHLVSSREQSPDLGEVERERVRQIVRGWMESGIGDHSSNVNQRNNNGRAEWLGETERERVRIVREWVQMTSQQRGSRGSRRDAKVDRARDVVADHDEGQPEHVRRDMLRLRGRQALVDLLVRIERERQRELQGLLEHRAVSDFAHRNRIQSLLRGRFLRNERTVEDERPPSMAASELVQLRQRHTVSGIREGFRSRLENIVLVKQVPILIVHQIIVISTVLN, from the exons ATGTGGCGCGAATTGGAGGATGAGCATTTGTTGAACAGGGCTCGTGACAGGATGAGGGAAAGGTTGAGGCAACAGAGGGGTTCTGAGTCTAATACCAATGGATCCAGTACCATGTCTGATAGTCGAGGCAGTGAGAATCAAGGCAGTTTGGGGGATGCGAGTGAAAGCGAAAATGATTTTGGTACTTGGTCGCATGATCGGATTGAATCGCGGAATGCACGTGGGGATCATCTTGTCTCAAGCAGGGAGCAATCTCCTGATCTTGGCGAAGTCGAGAGGGAGAGAGTTAGACAGATTGTTCGAGGATGGATGGAAAGCGGTATTGGTGATCATTCATCGAATGTGAATCAGAGAAACAATAATGGTAGAGCAGAATGGCTTGGAGAAACAGAGCGTGAGAGGGTAAGAATTGTCAGGGAATGGGTGCAAATGACTAGCCAACAGAGAGGCTCACGTGGGAGCCGGAGGGATGCTAAAGTCGATCGAGCGCGCGATGTGGTTGCTGATCACGATGAAGGCCAGCCAGAGCATGTTCGGCGGGACATGTTGAGGCTGCGTGGAAGACAAGCTCTAGTTGATTTGCTTGTGAGGATAGAGAGGGAAAGGCAAAGAGAGCTGCAGGGATTGTTGGAGCACCGAGCTGTATCTGATTTTGCTCACCGCAACCGCATTCAG TCTTTGCTCAGAGGTAGATTCCTCCGAAATGAAAGAACTGTTGAAGATGAGAGACCTCCGTCTATGGCTGCAAGTGAATTAGTGCAGTTGAGACAACGACATACAGTCTCTGGTATAAG GGAGGGGTTTCGTTCAAGATTAGAGAATATTGTTCTAGTCAAGCAAGTACCAATTCTGATAGTGCATCAAATAATCGTGATTAGCACtgtattgaattaa